A genomic window from Glycine soja cultivar W05 chromosome 10, ASM419377v2, whole genome shotgun sequence includes:
- the LOC114371700 gene encoding uncharacterized protein LOC114371700: MESFKSVPTPLVQNLKLSQDDGVGKMDVSLYRMVRLPLPTTLLVPVTVRVCGSSSSAYRSSSSVVVVVVRWIYEHFPSVGFAVPAEDYDERRLCACRWTSGKALPVSTYRRCLDRLIPDVGGLYDSLATSRLFCHIFLCLRSWMKKLMIDGCSSPGDPPRVPLNQQYDTFVEPDVYQQSMAVATPNEADVDVHHVRHAVDGFVAITNKLERLLNLRILTKGTEVYTVVQECLGIARSYIGQPTVGHRSRHMRRTDGH; encoded by the exons ATGGAAAGTTTCAAATCTGTCCCAACTCCTTTGGtgcaaaatttgaaattgtccCAGGATGACGGAGTTGGAAAAATGGATGTTTCTCTTTATAGAA TGGTTCGCCTTCCTCTTCCTACGACGCTTCTTGTTCCTGTCACCGTTCGTGTTTGTGGTAGTTCCTCTTCCGCTTATCGTTCATCTTCCTCTGTGgtggtggttgttgtt CGTTGGATCTACGAGCATTTTCCGTCCGTTGGTTTCGCTGTTCCTGCCGAGGATTATGATGAGAGGAGACTGTGTGCATGCCGATGGACCTCTGGCAAGGCATTGCCCGTTTCCACATATCGCAGGTGTCTGGATAGACTGATCCCTGACGTG GGAGGGTTGTACGACAGTTTGGCTACATCCAGGCTATTCTGCCACATATTTTTGTGCCTTCGCTCTTGGATGAAGAAATTGATGATAGATGGATGTAGTTCG CCAGGGGATCCTCCTAGAGTTCCGCTGAATCAGCAATATGACACATTTGTTGAACCAGATGTGTATCAGCAATCGATGGCGGTAGCGACACCTAATGAGGCAGACGTTGATGTGCATCATGttcgacatgcagtg GATGGTTTTGTAGCAATTACTAATAAGTTGGAAAGGCTACTGAATCTGAGGATCCTGACCAAAGGAACAGAAGTCTATACTGTTGTTCAAGAATGTTTGGGCATCGCAAGAAGCTACATTGGCCAACCAACTGTAGGTCATAGATCGAGGCATATGCGGCGTACAGACGGTCATtga